Proteins from a single region of Apium graveolens cultivar Ventura chromosome 7, ASM990537v1, whole genome shotgun sequence:
- the LOC141671183 gene encoding ATP synthase gamma chain, chloroplastic-like encodes MACSNLTMWVSSKSSLSESSPLSFSSCLNPFQLSNHSSTVSNPSRSSSVTPVHCNLRELRDRIGSVSNTQKITEAMKLVAAAKVRRAQEAVVNARPFSETLVEVLYSINEQLQTEDVDVPLTNVRPVKKVALVVVTGDRGLCGGFNNQIIKKAEQRIKELKALNLEYTVISVGKKGNSYFLRRPYIPVDKYLEGGNLPTAKEAQAIADDVFSLFVSEEVDKVELLYTKFVSLVKSSPVIHTLLPLSPKGEICDINGTCVDAADDEFFRLTTKEGKLTVERDVVRSETIDFSPVLQFEQDPVQILDALLPLYLNSQILRSLQESLASELAARMTAMSSATDNAKELKKNYTQIYNRKRQAKITGEILEIVAGADALI; translated from the coding sequence ATGGCTTGCTCCAATTTAACCATGTGGGTGTCTTCAAAATCTTCACTTTCTGAGTCCTCTCCACTCTCATTCAGTTCATGTCTCAACCCTTTTCAGCTTTCTAACCATAGCTCCACCGTTTCAAACCCTTCAAGATCATCTTCAGTCACTCCTGTTCACTGCAATCTTCGCGAGCTTCGTGATCGCATTGGTTCAGTGTCAAACACCCAGAAAATTACTGAGGCTATGAAGCTTGTTGCTGCAGCTAAAGTTAGAAGAGCACAAGAAGCTGTGGTTAATGCAAGACCATTTTCTGAGACACTTGTTGAAGTTCTTTACAGTATCAATGAGCAACTTCAGACAGAAGATGTTGATGTTCCACTTACAAATGTTAGGCCTGTTAAGAAAGTTGCTTTAGTTGTTGTCACTGGTGATAGAGGTCTATGTGGTGGTTTCAACAATCAAATCATCAAGAAAGCTGAGCAGAGAATTAAAGAATTGAAAGCTTTGAATCTTGAATACACTGTTATTAGTGTTGGTAAGAAGGGAAATTCGTATTTTCTCCGAAGGCCTTATATACCAGTGGACAAGTATCTTGAAGGTGGTAATCTTCCAACAGCAAAAGAAGCACAAGCAATTGCAGATGATGTGTTTTCACTTTTTGTGAGTGAAGAAGTTGATAAAGTGGAGCTTCTATACACGAAATTCGTGTCGTTGGTTAAGTCTAGTCCGGTGATCCACACGTTACTTCCATTGTCACCAAAGGGAGAAATTTGTGACATTAATGGAACATGTGTTGATGCAGCAGATGATGAGTTTTTCAGGTTAACAACAAAAGAAGGGAAGTTGACAGTCGAACGGGACGTGGTTAGGTCTGAAACAATCGATTTTTCGCCTGTTCTGCAATTCGAACAAGACCCTGTTCAGATTCTGGATGCATTGCTGCCACTATATCTCAACAGTCAAATTTTGAGATCATTGCAAGAATCACTAGCTAGTGAACTTGCTGCAAGAATGACTGCCATGAGCAGTGCCACTGATAATGCCAAGGAGCTGAAGAAGAATTACACACAGATTTACAACAGAAAGCGCCAGGCCAAGATTACTGGTGAGATATTGGAGATTGTTGCTGGAGCAGATGCATTAATTTAG